In Alkalihalobacillus sp. FSL W8-0930, a single window of DNA contains:
- the spoIIM gene encoding stage II sporulation protein M, whose protein sequence is MKKRTIQEVILTHVEENRTIYLFTTVLFLIGIVFGAIIVNSLHLNQKNDLYMYLNQFFVQVQDGNIAGSKEIFSQSYIHYGKYFALMWILGLSLIGLPVILILLFLKGVVVGFTVGFLVNQMGFQGFLLAAVSILPQNLLLVPAFIIVGTVSVSFCLKMIRQQFGKKVHQPVFPQFLRYSLLLLCIGGALSVAAALEAYVSPYLMKLVVG, encoded by the coding sequence ATGAAAAAGCGGACTATTCAGGAAGTCATCCTGACACATGTTGAAGAAAATCGTACAATCTATTTGTTTACAACCGTCTTGTTTCTAATTGGTATCGTCTTTGGTGCAATCATCGTCAATAGTTTACATCTAAATCAGAAGAATGACTTATATATGTATCTAAATCAATTTTTTGTACAAGTTCAAGATGGGAACATAGCAGGTTCAAAAGAAATCTTTAGTCAGAGTTATATTCATTATGGTAAGTATTTTGCTTTGATGTGGATTTTAGGTTTATCTCTCATTGGACTTCCAGTCATTTTAATTCTCCTATTTTTAAAAGGAGTTGTCGTTGGATTTACAGTTGGGTTTCTAGTCAATCAAATGGGATTTCAAGGCTTTCTATTAGCGGCTGTCTCAATTCTACCGCAGAATCTTTTGCTTGTTCCTGCCTTTATTATTGTTGGAACGGTGAGTGTATCTTTTTGTTTGAAGATGATCCGTCAGCAATTTGGTAAAAAAGTTCATCAGCCTGTTTTTCCTCAATTTCTCCGTTATTCATTACTACTTTTGTGTATAGGAGGGGCCTTGTCAGTTGCTGCTGCTCTTGAGGCGTACGTTTCTCCTTATCTCATGAAACTAGTTGTTGGATAA
- a CDS encoding Fur family transcriptional regulator, producing the protein MENRLERIKKHLHSQSYKLTPQREATVMVLLEHEEDHLSAEDVYLLVKDKAPEIGLATVYRTLELLAELKIVDKINFGDGVSRFDLRKEGAAHFHHHLVCIECGAVDEIEEDLLGDVEKVVERDYNFKIKDHRLTFHGICYRCKDQYADESEEETKEMQNQA; encoded by the coding sequence ATGGAAAATCGTCTTGAGCGAATAAAAAAGCACCTTCATTCTCAAAGCTATAAGCTGACCCCTCAACGAGAAGCAACAGTGATGGTATTACTTGAACATGAAGAAGACCACTTGAGTGCTGAGGATGTATACCTCCTCGTAAAGGACAAAGCTCCGGAGATTGGTTTGGCAACAGTGTATCGGACATTAGAACTTTTAGCAGAGCTAAAAATTGTTGATAAAATTAACTTTGGTGATGGGGTATCCCGCTTTGATCTTCGAAAAGAAGGAGCGGCTCATTTTCACCATCATTTAGTATGTATTGAATGTGGAGCAGTAGATGAGATTGAAGAGGATTTACTAGGAGACGTTGAGAAAGTAGTAGAACGAGATTACAACTTTAAAATAAAGGATCATCGTTTAACGTTTCATGGAATCTGCTATCGTTGCAAGGATCAATACGCAGATGAGTCAGAAGAAGAGACAAAAGAAATGCAAAACCAAGCTTAA
- a CDS encoding YqzK family protein has translation MKDWVIAGLQTFKVMLLFIGCTLFFYYGILWVSQEYESYYRYDSPSGNAVKVTTETDSEPDHPSLLTRLGWFYQLGE, from the coding sequence ATGAAAGACTGGGTTATCGCTGGATTACAAACATTTAAAGTCATGCTTTTATTTATTGGATGCACGTTATTCTTTTATTATGGTATTCTATGGGTAAGTCAAGAATATGAGAGTTACTATCGCTATGATTCTCCGAGTGGAAATGCGGTGAAAGTAACAACGGAAACGGATTCAGAACCCGATCACCCGTCTCTTTTAACTAGACTTGGCTGGTTTTATCAATTGGGAGAATAA
- the xerD gene encoding site-specific tyrosine recombinase XerD, with translation MVDDVEDYIHYLQVERGYSENTISSYRNDLKSYLAYLKNVETISRLSDVDRSFIVQYLFFLMEKGRAETTIARSIASIRGLHQFLLREGRVGHDPSVHVEIPKAPKRLPKVLSPEEVEALLEAPGKGDSIALRNQAMLEVMYATGIRVSELIGLTTSDCHLTMGFLRCIGKGNKERIIPLGSKATEAVHTYLEKARPHLLKGLRHDTLFVNHRGGELSRQGFWKILKQLALKAHIDKPLTPHTLRHSFATHLLENGADLRAVQEMLGHVDISTTQIYTHVTKSRMRDVYSMYHPRA, from the coding sequence ATGGTTGATGATGTAGAAGACTATATCCATTATTTGCAGGTTGAAAGAGGATATTCAGAGAATACGATTTCTTCTTATCGAAATGATTTAAAGTCCTACCTCGCTTATCTAAAAAATGTGGAGACGATCTCTCGTCTTTCAGATGTGGATCGTTCTTTCATTGTTCAATACCTTTTTTTCTTAATGGAAAAGGGACGTGCTGAAACAACGATTGCGAGAAGTATTGCTTCGATACGAGGACTTCATCAATTTCTGTTACGTGAAGGAAGGGTCGGTCATGACCCTAGCGTTCATGTTGAAATTCCAAAGGCACCTAAACGATTACCAAAGGTTCTATCCCCTGAGGAAGTTGAAGCGTTACTTGAGGCACCAGGTAAAGGAGATTCAATTGCCTTGCGTAATCAAGCGATGCTTGAAGTCATGTATGCAACGGGCATAAGGGTTAGTGAATTAATTGGGTTAACAACGTCTGATTGCCATTTAACAATGGGTTTTTTGCGTTGTATTGGAAAAGGAAACAAAGAACGCATTATTCCTCTAGGATCAAAAGCAACAGAGGCTGTACATACATACTTAGAAAAAGCACGTCCACATTTACTGAAGGGTCTGCGACACGATACATTGTTTGTTAATCACCGTGGGGGTGAATTGTCCAGACAAGGGTTTTGGAAGATCTTGAAACAGCTTGCGCTAAAGGCACATATTGATAAGCCTTTAACCCCTCATACGTTACGCCATTCATTTGCAACGCATTTATTAGAAAATGGTGCAGATTTAAGGGCGGTTCAGGAAATGCTAGGACATGTAGATATTTCAACAACTCAAATTTATACTCATGTAACGAAAAGTCGGATGAGAGATGTTTATTCTATGTATCATCCAAGAGCATAG
- the deoB gene encoding phosphopentomutase produces MNEQSYKRVFLIVMDSVGIGEAPDAAAFDDVGADTLGHIAQAMGSIQLPTLEKLGLANIKEIKGLQAADKPKAHYGKMQEASNGKDTMTGHWEIMGLNITEPFQVFPDGFPDALLNELEKQIGRGFLGNKVASGTEILDELAEEHVKTGKLIVYTSADSVLQIAAHEDIVPINELYDICEKARALTLQPEYMVGRVIARPFVGEKGDWKRTPNRHDYALKPFGRTVMNELKDGGFDSIAIGKISDIYDGEGITQTIRTTSNDDGMDKFFESMEQDFTGLSFLNLVDFDALFGHRRDPIGYGKALEEFDLRLKDVIKQLRSGDLLMITADHGNDPIHKGTDHTREYVPLLVFDPDQTDTVDLGIRSTFADVGATVADNFGVTAPEYGTSFLNQLKK; encoded by the coding sequence ATGAACGAACAATCGTATAAACGAGTCTTTTTAATTGTTATGGATTCAGTAGGAATAGGAGAAGCACCAGATGCCGCCGCGTTTGATGATGTGGGGGCAGACACCCTTGGTCATATTGCTCAAGCAATGGGAAGCATACAGCTACCTACGCTTGAAAAGCTTGGTTTAGCTAATATTAAGGAAATAAAAGGCCTTCAGGCTGCTGACAAACCAAAAGCGCATTATGGAAAAATGCAAGAAGCTTCAAATGGAAAGGATACGATGACTGGTCATTGGGAGATTATGGGACTTAACATTACTGAACCCTTTCAAGTGTTTCCTGATGGGTTTCCTGATGCATTATTAAATGAGTTAGAAAAGCAGATTGGTCGAGGATTTCTTGGGAATAAGGTAGCCTCTGGTACAGAGATTCTTGATGAGCTTGCAGAAGAGCATGTGAAAACAGGCAAGTTGATTGTGTATACATCTGCTGACTCTGTTCTTCAAATTGCTGCTCATGAGGACATTGTTCCGATCAATGAGCTTTATGACATTTGCGAAAAGGCACGTGCACTCACATTGCAGCCTGAATACATGGTGGGCCGTGTGATTGCCAGACCATTTGTAGGCGAAAAAGGAGATTGGAAGCGAACACCTAATCGCCATGATTATGCATTAAAGCCATTCGGTCGGACAGTCATGAATGAATTAAAGGATGGTGGGTTTGATTCCATCGCCATTGGCAAGATCTCTGACATATATGATGGTGAAGGAATTACTCAAACCATTCGTACCACATCTAATGATGACGGAATGGATAAGTTTTTTGAAAGTATGGAACAGGACTTTACGGGCTTAAGCTTTTTAAACCTTGTTGATTTCGATGCGTTATTCGGTCATCGTAGAGATCCAATCGGTTATGGCAAGGCACTTGAGGAGTTTGATCTTAGATTAAAGGATGTCATTAAACAGCTTCGTAGCGGAGATCTTTTAATGATTACGGCCGACCATGGAAATGATCCTATACATAAAGGAACGGATCATACACGTGAGTACGTACCATTATTAGTATTTGATCCAGATCAAACGGATACTGTGGACTTGGGTATTCGTTCAACATTCGCGGATGTAGGTGCGACAGTTGCTGATAATTTTGGTGTAACAGCACCTGAGTATGGGACAAGCTTTTTAAATCAATTAAAAAAGTAA
- a CDS encoding purine-nucleoside phosphorylase, translating to MKKELNQTADYIKGKLSATPKIGLILGSGLGVLADEIENPTSLPYEDIPNFPVSTVEGHAGQLVVGTIEGKQVIAMQGRFHYYEGYSMEEVVFPVRVMKELGVEQLIVTNAAGAVNESFSVGDLMIIRDHINNQSANPLIGPNDPSLGLRFTDMSNAYSKELRTLAHEQASKFGLALQEGVYVANTGPCYETPAEVRMARALGGDAVGMSTVPEVIAARHAGLEVLGISCLSNMAAGILAQPLNHEEVIEVTERVRSSFLGLVKSILKEM from the coding sequence GTGAAAAAAGAATTAAATCAAACGGCAGACTATATCAAAGGTAAGCTTTCAGCCACACCTAAAATCGGATTAATTCTTGGCTCAGGACTGGGTGTCCTAGCAGATGAAATCGAAAATCCAACAAGCTTGCCTTACGAAGATATTCCGAATTTCCCTGTTTCAACAGTTGAAGGACATGCGGGACAATTGGTGGTAGGAACGATTGAAGGGAAACAAGTCATAGCGATGCAAGGCCGTTTTCACTACTATGAAGGCTATTCTATGGAAGAGGTTGTGTTCCCAGTAAGAGTCATGAAAGAGCTTGGTGTGGAACAGTTAATCGTGACAAATGCGGCAGGAGCGGTTAATGAAAGCTTTTCCGTTGGAGACCTTATGATTATTCGTGATCATATTAACAATCAAAGTGCTAACCCGTTAATTGGACCGAATGATCCTTCACTTGGATTGCGTTTTACAGATATGTCTAACGCATATTCGAAGGAACTACGCACTCTAGCTCATGAACAAGCTTCCAAGTTTGGTTTAGCTCTTCAGGAAGGAGTATATGTGGCCAATACAGGACCTTGCTATGAAACACCTGCTGAAGTTCGTATGGCACGTGCTCTCGGTGGAGATGCAGTGGGAATGTCTACAGTACCTGAAGTCATAGCTGCTAGACATGCTGGACTCGAGGTTCTAGGTATTTCTTGCTTATCTAATATGGCAGCAGGAATACTAGCGCAACCTTTAAATCACGAGGAAGTAATTGAAGTAACTGAGCGAGTTCGCTCGTCTTTCCTAGGTTTAGTAAAATCAATTTTAAAAGAAATGTAA
- a CDS encoding purine-nucleoside phosphorylase — translation MSNFVEKIKESASYLQSFIENKPEIGLILGSGLGELADEIEGAAKVPYADIPNFPVSTVEGHAGQLVIGKLQGKTVIAMQGRFHYYEGYPLEQVTFPVRVMKELGVNLLFVTNACGGMNKSFQPGDLMIITDHLNMTGVNPLIGPNAPELGPRFPDMSQAYTKKYVDLALQTAKSLDIKVQQGVYAGVSGPTYMTGAELIMLRNLGGDVVGMSTVPEVIVASHAGMDVLGISCVTDMAIGEEIAGITHEEVMEVATRTKPLFIKLVKELVAQAKPE, via the coding sequence ATGAGTAACTTTGTTGAGAAAATTAAAGAATCGGCATCATATTTACAATCTTTTATTGAGAATAAGCCTGAAATTGGATTAATTTTAGGATCAGGTCTCGGAGAGCTTGCTGACGAGATTGAAGGAGCGGCTAAAGTTCCTTATGCAGATATTCCGAATTTCCCTGTTTCTACAGTAGAAGGACACGCAGGCCAGCTAGTTATCGGTAAGCTTCAGGGAAAAACAGTGATCGCGATGCAAGGTCGTTTTCATTACTATGAAGGATACCCACTTGAACAAGTAACGTTTCCTGTACGAGTGATGAAAGAACTTGGTGTGAATCTATTGTTTGTGACAAATGCATGTGGAGGGATGAACAAATCTTTCCAACCTGGTGATCTAATGATTATTACAGATCATTTAAATATGACAGGAGTGAACCCGCTAATCGGTCCTAATGCACCTGAGCTTGGTCCTCGCTTCCCTGATATGAGTCAAGCATATACAAAAAAATATGTTGATCTAGCACTTCAAACAGCTAAATCATTAGATATTAAGGTTCAACAGGGTGTGTATGCTGGTGTAAGTGGTCCTACATACATGACAGGTGCAGAGTTAATTATGCTCCGTAATCTTGGTGGAGATGTTGTCGGCATGTCAACAGTTCCAGAAGTCATTGTTGCAAGCCATGCAGGGATGGACGTCCTTGGTATCTCTTGCGTAACAGATATGGCAATTGGTGAAGAGATTGCAGGAATTACGCATGAAGAAGTGATGGAAGTAGCTACACGTACAAAACCATTATTTATTAAGCTCGTTAAAGAATTAGTCGCGCAAGCAAAACCTGAATAA
- a CDS encoding pyrimidine-nucleoside phosphorylase: protein MRMVDLIEKKRNGEVLTDQEIQFIIEGYTKDQIPDYQMSAWAMAVFFQDMNDQERAALTMAMVKSGEEINLSAVEGIKVDKHSTGGVGDKTTIALAPLVASVGVPVAKMSGRGLGHTGGTLDKLESIPGFHIELTTEEFIQKVNENKLAVIGQTGNLTPADKKLYGLRDVTGTVNSIPLIASSIMSKKLASGADGIVLDVKTGTGAFMKELSDSKQLAQAMVKIGTKLGKKTMAVISDMNQPLGLAVGNALEVKEAIAMLKGEGPEDVLELCLTLGSHMVVMAKKAESVDEARKALEEAISSGKAIETLKTFIEAQGGDASVVDDVTKFPEAPYKIEVKAHSEGMVKSIEANRIGTAAMMLGAGRATKEDDILLDVGLVLHKKIGDVVRVGDPIVTLHSREEQAEEVVSIVQKAYDIAHEHIEAPTLIYEEITASQGTGFVL from the coding sequence ATGAGAATGGTTGATTTAATTGAAAAAAAGCGCAATGGTGAAGTCCTAACAGATCAGGAAATTCAATTTATTATTGAAGGATATACAAAAGATCAAATTCCTGATTACCAAATGTCAGCGTGGGCTATGGCTGTGTTCTTCCAAGATATGAATGACCAAGAACGTGCTGCATTAACAATGGCTATGGTTAAATCAGGTGAAGAGATTAATCTGTCAGCTGTTGAAGGAATAAAAGTAGATAAGCATTCCACCGGAGGCGTTGGTGATAAAACAACCATTGCACTAGCCCCTCTAGTTGCATCTGTAGGTGTACCTGTTGCTAAAATGTCCGGTAGAGGACTGGGGCATACTGGTGGGACCTTAGATAAGCTGGAGTCCATTCCTGGTTTTCATATTGAACTCACAACAGAAGAGTTCATTCAAAAGGTAAATGAAAACAAACTGGCGGTTATCGGACAAACAGGCAACTTAACACCTGCTGACAAAAAGCTTTATGGGCTCCGAGATGTAACGGGTACGGTCAATTCGATCCCGCTTATTGCGAGCTCTATCATGAGTAAGAAGCTAGCATCTGGTGCGGATGGTATTGTACTTGATGTGAAAACGGGAACAGGCGCTTTTATGAAAGAGCTCTCTGATTCAAAACAGTTAGCACAAGCAATGGTGAAGATTGGTACTAAGCTTGGAAAGAAAACAATGGCAGTTATCTCTGATATGAATCAGCCGTTAGGTCTTGCTGTTGGGAATGCTCTTGAAGTAAAAGAAGCCATTGCAATGCTTAAAGGCGAAGGTCCAGAGGACGTACTTGAGTTATGTTTGACGCTTGGAAGTCATATGGTCGTTATGGCTAAAAAAGCAGAATCCGTAGACGAAGCGCGTAAGGCACTTGAAGAAGCAATATCTTCTGGAAAAGCAATCGAGACGTTAAAAACATTCATCGAAGCACAAGGTGGAGATGCATCTGTTGTTGATGATGTGACTAAATTCCCTGAAGCACCTTATAAGATTGAAGTAAAGGCTCATTCAGAAGGAATGGTTAAATCAATTGAAGCAAATCGTATTGGAACAGCTGCGATGATGCTTGGAGCAGGCCGTGCAACGAAAGAGGATGATATTCTTCTCGACGTTGGCCTCGTTCTTCATAAGAAGATTGGAGATGTAGTGAGAGTGGGCGATCCGATCGTTACGTTACATAGCCGCGAAGAACAAGCAGAAGAAGTCGTATCAATTGTTCAAAAAGCCTACGATATCGCTCATGAGCACATTGAAGCTCCTACGTTGATTTACGAAGAAATCACAGCGTCACAAGGGACTGGATTTGTTTTATAA